Within the Thermosynechococcus sichuanensis E542 genome, the region CTGCTTCCGACCGCCAGTGCGGTTCGATCCACAGGCCATCCGGGCTGACGGCTTGCGCCGTCCCGCTGAAAGCGTCCAGCGTGTCCCGCCCTTCGTCTCGCAGTTTTTGCATCCCGCGAGAAAGGATGTTGATCGCGCCAACTAGATCGGCGTTGGCCTCGAAGCCACATTCCACACACGCGAACCGGTCCTGGGTCTGGCGGTTGTCCGCCGACACATGGCCACAGCACGGACAGGTGCGGCTCGTGTTCTGCGGCGGAACTACCACCAACCAGCCGCCCCGCCATGCCAGCTTGTAGTCCAGTTGGCGGCAGAACTCGAACCAGCCTTGATCGAGGATGGACTTGTTTAGGCCAGCCTTGGCTCTAACGTTTCTGCCCGGTTGTTCGGTCGTGCCTGCCGCTGACTTGGACATGTTCCGTATTTGCAAGTCCTCGACACACACCACAGCGTGGTTTTTGCTGATCGCGGTCGAAATCTTGTGCAGGAAGTCTCGGCGGGCATGGCTGATGCGGGCGTGAATGCGCTGGACACGGGCTTTCGCCTTCTTCCAGTTGTTGCTAAATTTCACTTTGCGTGAGAGTGCTTGCTGTGCCTTGCGCAAGCGCGACTCATGCTTCTTGAAGCTGTTGAGTGGCGCGTAGAACGTACCATCCGATAGCGTGGCGAACCGAGCAATGCCCATATCGATGCCGACCACGCCGCCTTGCGGGATAGGCGGCTCAACCTCGCGTTCGGTCTGGATGCTCACAAACCACTTGCCGCACGACTGGCTCACAGTGATGTTCTTCACCACGCCTAACACTTCGCGGCTGTTGCGGTAACGCAGCCATCCGAGCTTTGGTAGAAACAGGCGACTGTTGGCTTGATCGAGCTTTATCTGCTTCGGGTCGGGGTAACGGAAGCTGTCGCTCTGCCCCTTGCGCTTGAAACGCGGGAAGCTGGCTCGCTTGGCGAAGAAGTTGTTGTAAGCCCGCTCCAGGTCTTTGAGCGCCTGTTGCAGCGGATGCACAGGCGCATCGGCCAGCCAAGCAGTGTCAGAGCTATTGCGCCACTCGGTGAGCAGCTTGCACAGCCCGGCATAACCCAGCTTTTTCTCGCCTTGCTCGTAACGCGCTTTCTGCAACGCCAGCGCCTTGTTGTAGACGAACCGGCACGAGCCAGCGAAGCGGCGCATTTTGCGCTGCTGTTCACCGGTCGGCATGAGTTCATATCTGTAGGCTTGAAGTCGTTGCATAGCTTAATTATACAGGAGCGGCTCGACATCCAGAAGCGTTACTGGAAAGGCGTGCTGTGGTTGCCGTCCTACTTTGCTTCAAGCTGTGGCAGTACATCGAGCAGCAGCAGACTCCACACTGAAACCCAAAGACAAGAACGGCAACAAAGTCCGCGCTATCCTTCCCCGCCCTGAACGGCGGGGCTTGCCGCGCATCGGGTCAATGGCTCGCAACTGCTTTAGAGCAGGCTCAACTCAAAGTATGGCACCGTTTGAGCGATCGCCAGATGCCCTTACGAGGCCAAACCGCCCCGATTACTTGCCTTGCTTTTCATCCTCACTTGCCCCTCATTGCCAGTGGTGGACAGGATCGAGCATTGCGGTTGTGGCACGTGGAAGAGCAGGCTCAAAAGTTAATGGCTCCCATTGAGGCTGTCGTTCTTTCGGCAGATCAATCACTGCTTGCCTCTGGAAGTGTAGCCGGAACGTTGCGCCTATGGCATTGGCAAGACCAAGGTCAAGGTCTTTTGTCCTTTGCTCGTATTCCCAATCAACGCCTCGGGGAAATTACGAGCTTAGCCATGCCCCCTAGGGGCAGACAAATTGCTGCTGCCTATGTCAGTGGCCTGATTCAAATTTGGGAACCCGATCCGCAAGTCACCGAGATTGGCAAAAACTAATCCCACTCATAAGCAGAAGCCGATCGCTAACAAACAATGAAATGAAAATCTGAGTGATAAGATATGGGGGATTCCATCAAGGCGCGGAAAGAGTTATGGATTTGGTGACACTGGCCGGGCAGTTGAATGCAGGCACTATTTTGCCGGAGAGCCTCGTGATCGTGACCCTGCTCGTTGTTCTCTTAGCGGATTTGATTCAGGGACGCCAAGCCGATCGCTGGACCCCCTACTTTGCCATTGTCGGTTTAGGGGGAGCGATCGCCACGATGATTCCCCTGTGGACTCAGCCCGACACTGTCAGTTTCTTTGGCAGCTTTATTTCCGATCACCTCAGCCTCTTCTTCCGGGGACTCATTGCCCTTTCAGCTTTGGGCACCATTCTCATGTCCATTCGCTATGTTGAGCAAACGGGCAGTTCCCTCGGTGAATTTATGACGATCCTGTTGACAGCCACGGTGGGGGGCATGTTCATTGCCGCTGCCCAAGAACTGGTCTTTATCTTTGTAGCTCTAGAGACCCTGAGTATTGCCTCCTATCTGCTCACCGGCTATACCAAGCGCGATAGCCGCTCCAACGAAGCCGCCTTGAAATATCTCCTGATTGGTGCGGCCAGTTCTGCCATTTTCCTCTACGGATCGTCATTGTTGTATGGCCTCTCCGGTGGGCACACCCAATTGCCAGAAATTGCTCAAGCTCTCTCTGGGGAATCCTTGGGTCTGGTGGTGGCCTTAGTGTTTGTTATTGCTGGCATTAGTTTCAAAATTTCCGCGGTGCCCTTTCACCAATGGACGCCTGATGTGTATGAGGGTGCTCCTACACCTGTGGTTGCCTTTCTCTCCGTTGGTTCCAAGGCGGCGGGTTTTGCCCTTGCCATTCGCTTTTTGACCTTGGCCTTCCCCAGTGTTACCGATCAGTGGCAACTCATCTTTACGGTGCTGGCCATCCTGAGCATGATTCTTGGCAATGTGGTTGCCCTTGCCCAAACCAGCATGAAGCGGATGCTGGCTTACTCTTCCATTGGTCAGGCCGGGTTCGTGATGATTGGCTTTGTCGTCGGCACTGAGGCAGGCTATGCCAGCATGCTCTTTTACCTGCTGGTGTACCTCTTCATGAACCTGGGTGCCTTTACCTGTGTCATTCTCTTCTCGCTACGCACTGGTACCGATCAAATTAGTGAGTACGCAGGCCTCTATCAAAAAGACCCTCTGCTTACCCTCGGCCTGAGCCTATGTCTGCTTTCTTTAGGGGGTATTCCTCCCTTGGCGGGCTTTTTTGGCAAGATTTATCTCTTCTGGGCTGGCTGGCAAGCAGGCGCCTATGGCTTAGTGTTGCTGGGTCTATTGACGAGTGTGATCTCCATTTACTACTACATCCGCGTCGTCAAGATGATGGTGGTCAAGGAACCCCAAGAAATGTCCCAGGCAGTGCAAAACTACCCGGAGGTGTCTTGGTCAAGCTTTGGTATGCGTCCTTTGCAGGTGGGTCTAGTGATGATGGTGATTGCCACCTCCTTGGCGGGTATCTTGGCCAATCCCCTCTTTAACTTGGTGAATACGGCAGTGCTAGATGTGCCCCAAGTGGCGCATCAACCGACGGTTATTGAGGTGGCTTACCAGACCTTACCGCCGGCAGGTGAATCTTAAGGATGATTTCAATACGATCCCCAATCTGTCCTCCTAGAATCAAGGGGAAACGATGCTAGGACAAATCACAGTGGTGGAACTGGCGCAACGCCTAGCCACAGAGGCGGAAACCTTGCAACTCATTGATGTGCGGGAACCCGAGGAGTGGGCGATCGCCCACCTGCCTCATTTCACATTGTTGCCCTTGAGTGCCTTTCCCCAGTGGTCACCCCAAATTGGCCAGCTCCTTGATCCCGATCGGGAAACCTTGGTTCTTTGCCACCACGGTGTGCGATCGGCACAAATGGGTTACTGGTTGATTCAGCAGGGATTTCGCGATGTGAAAAACATTGTTGGCGGCATTGATGCCTATGCTGCGGCAGTGGATCCAACCCTACCCCGTTATTAGTTGATTACTTTGGGAGAGTGTTCATGACCCTGAAAGTCGGTATTAATGGCTTTGGCCGCATTGGCCGCTTGGTGTTACGGGCGGGGCTTGCCTACGACAATATCGAGTTTGTCGGCATTAACGATCTCGTGCCTGCGGATAACCTTGCCTACCTCTTTAAGTACGATTCCACCCACGGTATTTATCCAGGTACTGTTAAGGCCACAGCGGAAGGTATCGAAATTGATGGCAAGTTCATTCCCTGTACAGCCATGCGCAATCCCGCAGAACTACCTTGGGGAGCGGTTGGCGCAGACTACGTTGTTGAGTCCACTGGCCTATTTACAGGTTATGAAGGGGCAGCTCAGCATTTACAAGCGGGTGCTAAACGGGTGGTAATTTCAGCCCCCACCAAGGATGCCGATAAGGTGAAAACCATTGTCGTCGGTGTCAATGATGCGGCCTTTGATCCAGTGGTGGATGTGATTGTCTCCAATGCCAGTTGCACCACCAATTGCTTGGCACCTGTGGCGAAGGTTCTCCATCAAACCTTTGGACTCGCTGAGGGCTTAATGACTACGGTGCACTCTGTTACCGCAACCCAACCGACGGTGGATGGCCCCAGTAAGAAGGACTGGCGCGGCGGCCGGGGCGCTGGCCAAAATATTATCCCCGCTGCGACAGGTGCCGCTAAGGCGGTGACACTGGTGTTGCCGGAACTTAAGGGCAAACTGACGGGGATGGCGTTTCGCGTCCCTACACCCGATGTGTCGGTGGTGGATTTGACCTTCAAAACTGAGAAGGCCACCAGTTACGACGAGATTTGTGCGGCAATGAAGGCAGCGGCTGAGGGGGAACTCAAGGGGATTCTCGGCTATACCGAAGAGGCCGTTGTCTCCAGTGATTTTATCGGTGATGGCCGCTCCAGTATCTTTGATGCCACAGCGGGGATCCAACTCAATGCTCATTTCTTTAAGGTGGTGGCTTGGTACGACAATGAGTGGGGCTATTCCTGCCGTGTGGTGGATCTACTCAAATTGATGGCCACTAAGGATGGTCTCATCTAGCGACCCAAGTCGTGGAGGCTGTGGATCACGTCGCAGCAGTGGTGAGTGACTGCTTCTAGGACAGCGCGATCGCCCGAAGCTGGCGGCGGAATGGGAGCACCAATGCGCACCGTAATGGGAACGGGTCGCGGAAAGGCTCCTTTTTTGAGAATCTCCTGTGTCCCCCAAAGGCATACGGGTAAAAGAGGGGCTTGGGCTTTGGCCGCAATCAGTGCTGCTCCCAATTTCGGATCATAGATACGGCCATCCTTGGTGCGCGTGCCCTCTAAAAAGACCCCCACCGCCCACCCCTGTTCGAGGGCTTTAAGGGCAGCTTGCAACGCTCGGCGATCGCCTGCTCCCCGCTTCACGGGATAGGCACCATACCACCGAATCAATGTCCGAAAAATAGGAATCTCAAACAATTCTTCCTTGGCCATCCAAGCCACTGGTCGGCGCACACAGTTGGAAATGAGGGGCGGATCAAAATAACTCGCATGATTGGCCACCACCACCAATGAGCCTCGCAGCGGCACCTGATGGGCACCATAAATGCGCCCCCGGAAATAGGTGTGCAGGAGTGGACTCACCACTGACCATTTGAAAAGATGGTAGAGAATTAAACTGATCAGTGGCTCGCGATCGCGACTCACAGGAGGCTCTCCAAACGAGCGATCGTCCCTACGCTGGTAACCGTAATCTCCGGCGTGGTGCGTTTAACCAGACCTGCTAGTACGTTGCCGGGGCCAATTTCAAGAGCTTGGGTCACCCCCGCTGCCGCAAGGGCATGACAAGTCTCCACCCACCGCACAGAACCGGTCATCTGCGATCGCAACCGTGCCTTGAGCACCGCTGCATCCCTTGTCGGTTCGGGTTCAACATTGTTCAAGACGGGAAAGATCGCCTCGTGGAAGGTGCACTCCTCCAGCAGCGTGGCAAAGGTGGCTGCGGCCTCCGCCATAAAGGGGGAATGAAACGCCCCACTCACATTCAAGGGAACTGCTCGCTTCACTTTAATTTTGCCGAGTACTGCGTCCACGGCTGCCGGCAGCCCCGAAATCACCACCTGCCCCGGATGGTTATCATTGGCGAGAACCACATTGGGCGTGCTGGCGATCGCCCCTTGCAACTGCTCGCGGTCAAAGCCAATCAAGGCTACCATCTTGCCCCCACCCGCAGCATTCATCAATTCCGCTCGCCGCTGCACTAGCCTCAGTCCCGTTGCAAAATCAAAGACCTCCGCTGCATAGAGAGCAACATACTCGCCAAGACTGTGTCCCGCGACAAAGTCGGCTTTTGCCCCCCGTTCCTTGAGAGCATCCACCAGCAAGCTCTCCACCAGAAATAAACTGGGCTGCGTATAGAGGGTTTGATCTAAATTGCCGATGCGGCCTGCACAGCAGTCAATCACCGACCACCCCAAAATGGCTGCTGCTTGTTCGCACCGCTCCTTGGCTGGGGGATAGGCCGTCAGCAAATCCGCCATCATGTCTGGATGTTGCGACCCTTGGCCGGGAAATAACCATGCTGTCTTTGTCATCGGCAGTGCTCAACTCGAACCGCAATCTACTTTACCCGATTTGGGATGTCCGTTATACTAGAAAATTGTCGATAAAAACCTGCCCCTTTTATCTCCATAGGCTGACATGATTAAACTGCGTCTCAAACGCTACGGCAAAAAACGGAACGCCACCTATCGGATTGTGGCCATGAATAATACGGATCGCCGCGATGGGCGTGCCCTCGAAGAATTGGGCTTCTACGATCCAATCCGCGATGAAGTGCGCCTCAAGGAAGAGGCTATCAAGCGGCGTTTGGCGCAGGGTGCACAACCCACAGATACCGTGCGGCGGCTGTTTGTCAAAGCGAATCTTCTCCCTGAAACTGCCAAAAAATAGGCAATGACTGAGTCGGCTGCCCCCAACTACGCTGCCTTGATTCGCTTCCTGCTTGAACCCTTCATGGAAGCACCAGAAACCCTGCGGCTCCATGCGGAATTTTCCCCCGCTAATTCTCGTATTTGGGTGCGTCTTGCCTTTGCGGGCGAGGATAAGGGGCGCGTCTATGGCCGTGGGGGGCGCAATCTCCATGCCATTCGAGCGGTTTTACAGGCCGCTGCCCAAGCCGCTGGTCAGCAGGTTTACTTAGATGTCTATGACGATGCCAAAAGTACGCCTAAAATAGATCATCAAGGGAGCGATCGCCCTCGGCGATCCCGTCGTCGTTCTTATCCATCATCAAGGAGGCA harbors:
- a CDS encoding RNA-guided endonuclease InsQ/TnpB family protein, which gives rise to MQRLQAYRYELMPTGEQQRKMRRFAGSCRFVYNKALALQKARYEQGEKKLGYAGLCKLLTEWRNSSDTAWLADAPVHPLQQALKDLERAYNNFFAKRASFPRFKRKGQSDSFRYPDPKQIKLDQANSRLFLPKLGWLRYRNSREVLGVVKNITVSQSCGKWFVSIQTEREVEPPIPQGGVVGIDMGIARFATLSDGTFYAPLNSFKKHESRLRKAQQALSRKVKFSNNWKKAKARVQRIHARISHARRDFLHKISTAISKNHAVVCVEDLQIRNMSKSAAGTTEQPGRNVRAKAGLNKSILDQGWFEFCRQLDYKLAWRGGWLVVVPPQNTSRTCPCCGHVSADNRQTQDRFACVECGFEANADLVGAINILSRGMQKLRDEGRDTLDAFSGTAQAVSPDGLWIEPHWRSEAGTHRSESGAAQCRA
- a CDS encoding WD40 repeat domain-containing protein, with protein sequence MPLRGQTAPITCLAFHPHLPLIASGGQDRALRLWHVEEQAQKLMAPIEAVVLSADQSLLASGSVAGTLRLWHWQDQGQGLLSFARIPNQRLGEITSLAMPPRGRQIAAAYVSGLIQIWEPDPQVTEIGKN
- a CDS encoding rhodanese-like domain-containing protein, which codes for MLGQITVVELAQRLATEAETLQLIDVREPEEWAIAHLPHFTLLPLSAFPQWSPQIGQLLDPDRETLVLCHHGVRSAQMGYWLIQQGFRDVKNIVGGIDAYAAAVDPTLPRY
- a CDS encoding lysophospholipid acyltransferase family protein, producing the protein MSRDREPLISLILYHLFKWSVVSPLLHTYFRGRIYGAHQVPLRGSLVVVANHASYFDPPLISNCVRRPVAWMAKEELFEIPIFRTLIRWYGAYPVKRGAGDRRALQAALKALEQGWAVGVFLEGTRTKDGRIYDPKLGAALIAAKAQAPLLPVCLWGTQEILKKGAFPRPVPITVRIGAPIPPPASGDRAVLEAVTHHCCDVIHSLHDLGR
- the fabD gene encoding ACP S-malonyltransferase, encoding MTKTAWLFPGQGSQHPDMMADLLTAYPPAKERCEQAAAILGWSVIDCCAGRIGNLDQTLYTQPSLFLVESLLVDALKERGAKADFVAGHSLGEYVALYAAEVFDFATGLRLVQRRAELMNAAGGGKMVALIGFDREQLQGAIASTPNVVLANDNHPGQVVISGLPAAVDAVLGKIKVKRAVPLNVSGAFHSPFMAEAAATFATLLEECTFHEAIFPVLNNVEPEPTRDAAVLKARLRSQMTGSVRWVETCHALAAAGVTQALEIGPGNVLAGLVKRTTPEITVTSVGTIARLESLL
- a CDS encoding KH domain-containing protein, with protein sequence MTESAAPNYAALIRFLLEPFMEAPETLRLHAEFSPANSRIWVRLAFAGEDKGRVYGRGGRNLHAIRAVLQAAAQAAGQQVYLDVYDDAKSTPKIDHQGSDRPRRSRRRSYPSSRRQS
- the gap gene encoding type I glyceraldehyde-3-phosphate dehydrogenase, with amino-acid sequence MTLKVGINGFGRIGRLVLRAGLAYDNIEFVGINDLVPADNLAYLFKYDSTHGIYPGTVKATAEGIEIDGKFIPCTAMRNPAELPWGAVGADYVVESTGLFTGYEGAAQHLQAGAKRVVISAPTKDADKVKTIVVGVNDAAFDPVVDVIVSNASCTTNCLAPVAKVLHQTFGLAEGLMTTVHSVTATQPTVDGPSKKDWRGGRGAGQNIIPAATGAAKAVTLVLPELKGKLTGMAFRVPTPDVSVVDLTFKTEKATSYDEICAAMKAAAEGELKGILGYTEEAVVSSDFIGDGRSSIFDATAGIQLNAHFFKVVAWYDNEWGYSCRVVDLLKLMATKDGLI
- the rpsP gene encoding 30S ribosomal protein S16; the protein is MIKLRLKRYGKKRNATYRIVAMNNTDRRDGRALEELGFYDPIRDEVRLKEEAIKRRLAQGAQPTDTVRRLFVKANLLPETAKK
- a CDS encoding NAD(P)H-quinone oxidoreductase subunit N; this translates as MDLVTLAGQLNAGTILPESLVIVTLLVVLLADLIQGRQADRWTPYFAIVGLGGAIATMIPLWTQPDTVSFFGSFISDHLSLFFRGLIALSALGTILMSIRYVEQTGSSLGEFMTILLTATVGGMFIAAAQELVFIFVALETLSIASYLLTGYTKRDSRSNEAALKYLLIGAASSAIFLYGSSLLYGLSGGHTQLPEIAQALSGESLGLVVALVFVIAGISFKISAVPFHQWTPDVYEGAPTPVVAFLSVGSKAAGFALAIRFLTLAFPSVTDQWQLIFTVLAILSMILGNVVALAQTSMKRMLAYSSIGQAGFVMIGFVVGTEAGYASMLFYLLVYLFMNLGAFTCVILFSLRTGTDQISEYAGLYQKDPLLTLGLSLCLLSLGGIPPLAGFFGKIYLFWAGWQAGAYGLVLLGLLTSVISIYYYIRVVKMMVVKEPQEMSQAVQNYPEVSWSSFGMRPLQVGLVMMVIATSLAGILANPLFNLVNTAVLDVPQVAHQPTVIEVAYQTLPPAGES